The Vitis riparia cultivar Riparia Gloire de Montpellier isolate 1030 chromosome 3, EGFV_Vit.rip_1.0, whole genome shotgun sequence genome includes a region encoding these proteins:
- the LOC117910454 gene encoding uncharacterized protein LOC117910454 isoform X1: MMILPGLLPACSGLIHPELPFRDQRCNGIGFKGCNAVGIVCRKVPRGRIRYFHEERLGSKCVAYAGRNRHELSFANDSPKEPFLLSSIKEAFWALKSLFDFLVDQPSQLKYIEWPSFQSTLKTAILTLVLVAALIVALSSIDSALCFLLTMFLRRTR, from the exons ATGATGATTCTACCTGGGTTGTTGCCTGCTTGTTCAG GATTGATTCATCCTGAACTACCATTCCGGGATCAGAGATGTAATGGGATCGGATTTAAAGGTTGTAATGCTGTTGGGATAGTATGTAGAAAG GTTCCCAGAGGAAGGATTCGATATTTTCATGAAGAGCGACTTGGCTCCAAATGTGTTGCATATGCAGGAAGAAATCGACATGAATTGAGCTTTGCCAATGACTCCCCCAAGGAGCCCTTTCTGTTGAGTTCAATTAAGGAAGCCTTCTG GGCTTTGAAatccttgtttgattttttggttGACCAACCTAGTCAGCTGAAGTACATAGAGTGGCCAAGTTTCCAAAGCACG CTGAAGACTGCTATTCTCACTCTTGTTCTTGTAGCAGCGCTCATCGTTGCGCTATCCTCAATCGACTCTGCCCTCTGCTTTCTCTTGACTATGTTTCTTCGGAGAACCAGATGA
- the LOC117910454 gene encoding uncharacterized protein LOC117910454 isoform X2 — MFVLDLFVGLIHPELPFRDQRCNGIGFKGCNAVGIVCRKVPRGRIRYFHEERLGSKCVAYAGRNRHELSFANDSPKEPFLLSSIKEAFWALKSLFDFLVDQPSQLKYIEWPSFQSTLKTAILTLVLVAALIVALSSIDSALCFLLTMFLRRTR, encoded by the exons ATGTTTGTGCTCGACCTTTTTGTAGGATTGATTCATCCTGAACTACCATTCCGGGATCAGAGATGTAATGGGATCGGATTTAAAGGTTGTAATGCTGTTGGGATAGTATGTAGAAAG GTTCCCAGAGGAAGGATTCGATATTTTCATGAAGAGCGACTTGGCTCCAAATGTGTTGCATATGCAGGAAGAAATCGACATGAATTGAGCTTTGCCAATGACTCCCCCAAGGAGCCCTTTCTGTTGAGTTCAATTAAGGAAGCCTTCTG GGCTTTGAAatccttgtttgattttttggttGACCAACCTAGTCAGCTGAAGTACATAGAGTGGCCAAGTTTCCAAAGCACG CTGAAGACTGCTATTCTCACTCTTGTTCTTGTAGCAGCGCTCATCGTTGCGCTATCCTCAATCGACTCTGCCCTCTGCTTTCTCTTGACTATGTTTCTTCGGAGAACCAGATGA
- the LOC117911098 gene encoding serine/threonine protein phosphatase 2A 57 kDa regulatory subunit B' alpha isoform-like, translating to MNLSLPVSSVIRENPYTPSSDITRLLPYETSLSFGLSFKTQQERKVKGKNQTFFFLSARLLEGDRQEDRRGREMGVERNTPKASPKKKPTTTLQYLFDLDSKSNGNGHFSNSGKQSSLGSENEELLSIITYCTFVFTFTDPSESPSQQDLKRLKLSQLLSLVKSTKKPLHDQILSPLVAMLSANLFRPLPPSSNASVIFDLPDEEDTASTPAPAWPHLQIVYEILLRLVLNTDAKALRDHIDHSFVLNLLSLFQSEDPRERESLKNVYHRIYSKFTFYRSFMRKAMNDVFLHYVFETERPCGIGDLLEIWGSIINGFTIPLKEEHKLFLMRVLIPLHKPKGLQVYHRQLAYCVSQFVQKEPVLGGIVVRGILKYWPITNCQKQVLLVGELEELVEIIDPEQYRKLALPLFTQITRCLNSWNSQVAERALYVLNNEQFMKMAQEAMDEVFPVIVEGMEKNLKWHWSKSVRQLTQTVKVMLEEMEPCLYSKCVINLELRESAAQQEEIQRREKWERIERAADAATAATAAQNQFLQPPHCTCVSN from the exons ATGAACCTCAGCTTACCTGTCTCATCTGTGATTAGGGAAAATCCATATACTCCATCATCGGATATTACAAGGCTTCTTCCCTATGAAACATCGCTGTCCTTTGGCCTTTCTTTCAAAACCCAACAAGAAAGAaaggtaaaaggaaaaaatcaaacattttttttcctttctgcaaGACTGTTAGAAGGAGATAGGCAAGAAGATAGGAGAGGGAGAGAAATGGGTGTAGAAAGAAACACCCCAAAAGCCTCTCCCAAGAAAAAACCTACCACCACCCTTCAGTACCTCTTTGATCTGGATTCTAAGAGCAATGGCAATGGCCATTTCAGCAACAGTGGGAAACAATCTTCTCTGGGTTCCGAAAATGAAGAGCTCCTCTCTATCATCACATACTGCACCTTTGTCTTCACCTTTACTGATCCTTCTGAATCTCCTTCACAGCAAGATCTCAAGAGGCTCAAGCTCAGTCAACTTCTCTCCCTTGTGAAGTCCACAAAGAAGCCTCTCCATGATCAAATTTTGTCACCTCTGGTTGCCATGCTATCTGCCAACCTCTTTCGCCCCCTCCCTCCATCTTCCAATGCCTCTGTCATCTTTGACTTACCTGATGAGGAAGACACCGCTTCTACTCCTGCACCTGCTTGGCCACACCTGCAAATTGTTTATGAGATTCTTCTTCGGCTAGTCCTCAACACAGATGCCAAGGCACTGCGTGATCATATAGATCATTCATTCGTTCTCAACCTCCTCTCCCTTTTCCAATCTGAAGACCCACGAGAACGGGAAAGCTTGAAGAACGTGTACCACAGGATATATTCCAAGTTCACCTTCTACCGATCATTCATGAGAAAAGCAATGAATGATGTATTCTTGCACTATGTTTTTGAGACAGAGCGGCCCTGTGGCATTGGCGATCTGCTTGAAATTTGGGGCAGCATAATCAATGGCTTCACCATTCCACTCAAGGAAGAGCACAAGCTATTCTTGATGAGAGTGCTTATTCCCTTGCACAAGCCCAAGGGGTTGCAGGTTTACCATAGGCAGCTGGCTTACTGTGTCTCCCAGTTTGTGCAGAAGGAGCCTGTGCTTGGTGGGATTGTTGTTCGAGGTATTCTAAAATACTGGCCGATCACAAACTGCCAGAAACAAGTTTTACTTGTGGGAGAACTGGAAGAATTGGTGGAGATTATAGATCCTGAGCAATATAGGAAGTTGGCTCTGCCTTTATTCACCCAAATCACAAGGTGCTTAAACAGTTGGAACTCACAG GTAGCAGAGCGTGCCCTCTACGTATTGAACAACGAGCAGTTCATGAAGATGGCACAAGAGGCAATGGACGAGGTGTTTCCAGTGATAGTTGAAGGCATGGAGAAGAACCTTAAATGGCACTGGAGCAAAAGCGTTCGCCAATTGACACAAACCGTGAAGGTGATGCTGGAAGAAATGGAGCCGTGTTTATACTCCAAGTGTGTAATAAACCTTGAACTCCGAGAATCTGCAGCTCAACAAGAGGAGATCCAAAGAAGAGAGAAATGGGAAAGGATTGAACGGGCTGCTGATGCTGCTACTGCTGCTACTGCTGCCCAGAATCAGTTCCTCCAACCACCACATTGTACATGTGTTTCCAACTGA